From one Vanacampus margaritifer isolate UIUO_Vmar chromosome 12, RoL_Vmar_1.0, whole genome shotgun sequence genomic stretch:
- the thumpd2 gene encoding U6 snRNA (guanine-N(2))-methyltransferase THUMPD2: protein MVNISNEASLIRYFCTAGYGMDQFVINEVTRKLAAHDIEQLQGKVLFSSSVHIKQVKQLKSVERLFLLMKRDSPLKLPAHANPGKVASVLRSTLIGDLQQWTSAEMTWRRLQGVVADKEKEREGEDQRNVEEEEVCGEEIGSDFQIMKKRRKLDCGDEYVITGDDFTAEKHDQDTTPPQANQYSSVPLSFRISCKCSGSLSRHLSILEVSKVLGVILSEKLGWKVDLRNPQIEITVYLRDDHCLLGIPLTRLPLANRCYIKTTGLRSTVAWAMADLAQIQSGFLVLDPMCGVGTILIEAAQEHKLACFLGLDVDDRQLHKASENVAFAKLGDRMHLLKASSTNMPLPSESVDVVVCDLPFGRKFGTKTDMAASLPLILAEMERVLRVAGSLVLLLSPQLSCILKKILTQPQTGTQESANQQGAQDVTSIPTQRNEPSMGLMTKPRPPLSSLKHQTTLRLSLGTIDGLLHKYIKTHV, encoded by the exons ATGGTCAACATAAGCAACGAAGCGAGTCTAATTCGCTACTTTTGCACTGCTGGTTACGGGATGGACCAGTTTGTGATCAACGAGGTGACGCGGAAGCTGGCGGCTCACGAC ATTGAGCAGTTGCAGGGTAAAGTGTTGTTCAGCTCCTCCGTGCATATCAAACAAGTGAAACAGCTGAAGTCCGTTGAAAGACTCTTCTTGTTGATGAAGCGAGACTCACCTCTCAAGCTGCCTGCTCACGCCAACCCAG GAAAAGTTGCTTCTGTGCTGAGGTCCACTCTGATTGGTGACCTGCAACAGTGGACTAGCGCTGAAATGACATGGAGGCGCCTGCAGGGGGTGGTAGCAGACAAGGAGAAGGAGAGGGAGGGTGAAGACCAGAGAAATGTTGAAGAGGAGGAGGTTTGTGGGGAAGAAATTGGAAGTGATTTCCAAATTATGAAGAAAAGGAGAAAGTTGGACTGTGGAGATGAGTATGTCATCACGGGAGATGACTTTACTGCGGAAAAACATG ACCAAGATACAACACCACCACAGGCTAACCAGTATTCTTCTGTCCCACTTTCCTTTCGGATCAGCTGCAAGTGTTCTGGGTCACTGTCCCGCCACCTAAGCATTCTG GAGGTGAGTAAAGTGTTGGGAGTCATTCTGAGTGAGAAGTTGGGCTGGAAGGTTGATTTAAGGAACCCACAGATTGAG ATTACCGTGTATTTGAGGGATGACCATTGCCTACTTGGGATACCGCTCACCAG GTTACCGCTTGCTAATCGGTGCTACATCAAAACGACAGGACTGAGGTCTACAGTTGCCTGGGCTATGGCTGATCTGGCTCAAATTCAG TCAGGTTTCCTTGTTCTCGATCCAATGTGCGGCGTGGGAACCATCTTAATAGAGGCAGCACAGGAACACAAG CTTGCTTGTTTCCTGGGTTTGGATGTTGATGACAGACAGCTGCACAAGGCCAGTGAGAATGTTGCATTTGCGAAGCTGGGAGACAGGATGCACCTCCTAAAAGCTTCTTCTACTA ATATGCCTCTACCGAGTGAGAGCGTGGATGTGGTGGTCTGTGACCTGCCATTCGGCAGGAAGTTTGGCACCAAAACCGACATGGCCGCCAGTCTGCCGCTCATCCTCGCCGAGATGGAGAG AGTTCTCCGTGTTGCTGGAAGCTTGGTGCTTCTCCTCAGTCCTCAGCTGTCGTGTATCTTGAAAAAAATCCTCACGCAGCCTCAAACGGGAACACAAGAATCCGCAAACCAGCAAGGAGCCCAGGATGTCACATCAATTCCTACCCAGAGAAATGAGCCTTCAATGGGGCTAATGACCAAGCCACGCCCCCCTCTCTCCTCTCTAAAGCACCAGACCACTCTGAGACTCAGCTTAGGCACCATAGATGGACTtctacataaatatataaaaacacatgTTTAA